aaaaatattttttcctacttgcGTATCgaatataagagaaataaaaatttatttaagacAAGTCTTGCgacaagtaaaaaatatttttctaaaatcatatgtatatatctaatgcaaaaggagaaaaaaattgaaaacggAGGGTCAGGTGGGGcgggagaatttttttttatcaaataaaaataaaaatatctaaattattatttggaggGGGGGAGATGAagcaagaatttttttaaaaattctaataaaagaaatttaataaataaaaataaaaataaaaaattggggTGGGGGCGGGGGCGGGTATATGGTGAGAGAAAATGGTGGAgtgaggtaagaaaaatattttatattttattttataatattttttttgacgggagatagtaatactttaatctttaattttaactaattcttgtaatttatttaatttttgttaaggtggaatattttgtcaatgtggagtgtgatgtgacaaatttttttaaatgaaagagagagtttggtacacacaccatgatgagagtgaaataaaagaaaaagatgtgTTGCTCAAACTAATAAATGATAGTTTAAGTATAAAACTCACATTCCtaatagtttaggtataaaactcaaaaaagaaggatagtttatgtgtatttttgatacttatttcataaaataattagaTTGTCCAGAAATCATTCTTATTCTTTGATTGTTTCTAAGTTGATTCTTTACATCATTATTATACCTTTACCCCTTTGATTTCTGTTCTCATTTTCATGTTGCATTGCACTTCTCTAATACAGAATGAACGGAAtctgaatttaaattttatgaattctcaATTCTAGGACGATTAtcttaaatattaataattgaaGATTTAATTGCATGGTTTGCCCTTCAAATagattgattttaatttttaccctTAGAAATCGAACTTATATCTAGCGAGACATAGGTTCAATAAGGGCGTGGGACATAACTTACACCTAACTGAACATAAGTTCACCTGCCTATAAGAATATTGATGCAACAAATGCAGAAATTTTCAGCTTACAACCATTCAGTACACACACAGCCTTATGCTAAGGTGAACAATTTCAAGAATGAAGTCTTGATGAATTTCTACAAATTCTCTGACCATCTGATAGAAAATCTTATCATGCATTGTCTATAATAACAACTACTACTATGCTTCAATCCCAGTAAAGTCGGAGTCGACAATAAGTTCTCTATATTTGGACAACAAGGTGCACAAAGCATCCCGCATTAACAGGTCTGGGGAAGGGCCGCACCCCAAGGGGTGTGATGTAGACAACCTACCATTAAGTTctataatagttatcatgcaatGTCTGCAAATAACAAATTTCTCTAGCCAGATGGTAGAGAAATTATCATGCAATGTCTGCAAATGGTTATATTCTATACCAAAGAATAAAGCCTACCAATGTATGAGGTAGTTTGCCAATCCAGGTCTCGATTGCCATACCGTGCATAACGAATTATTAACAATCATTCATCAAAAACATTGATTGCTGAAAAGAGTCACTGGTTTCAAGAAGTACAACAGTTAAAACATAAGCATGAAAGGTAGTCACCCAATCACTAAACATAAAGCGTGAATTTGTGAGCTGTGTCTTCTCTCTGAAGGTAATTCGCCTGCCTAAAGTCAGAGGCAGCCACCCAACtgccaaaaggaaaaaaacaattAGCCAGTTGAATGAATCgaaatcataaagaaaacaaataatacAATTCATTAGAACGTCATTTtgaggtaggagtaaggtctacaTACATTGTACCCTCCATAGACCTGAACTTGTGGGACTACACTGGGATGTTGTTGTATTAAACGTCATTTTGTTTTCCAGTTCATGTTTGAAAAGGACATTTTGTTTCTCAATCCATGTTTGGGATTTTTACACAAGACTGTTGTTCGAATAACCCTGTTGGCTAAAAATTACTTAATCATGGTGCATTATCTGTCATACAACCAGGTCAGGATTCATTGCCTAAGTCTACATCTTATGTTCAGCATGTGCCATGAGAGACACTTTCGATGAAAGGCTAGTAATTATCCTTTCCATCGGGAAGCGAGACAATGTTCAACTACCTagtaaccttctaccctaatctgcGACCTCCATAACCTCCTTAAATAGGCAAAGGCATCTAGTTAACATAATCGCCTGTATGAAAATGTCAATAAGTTCAAGACTCTGTATTAACAGTTGGTATGTACCAAAATGGAATCAATTTCCTCCTGAGTCACTGGTGTTCTTTTGGGTTGGTCAGAAGCCTTCCCTGCAACAGACATGCTAGTTGGGGACCTTGAGAAAAATGTCCGAGGAGCTTCTTCAGCTGCTGGAGTTTTCTGATGTTGGGAATTCTGGGATGTGGAACCTGCAGAGCAAAAAAACCTTCATGTTCAAAAAGAAACTAGGAAGAAGTGTACAAGCAAGCAACCTATATCCAGGCTAAACCATTGACCGTCTTGAACAAACAAAActgaaaaaggaaaggaatatgATTAAACACTATCACAACAGGTAATAGCAATCAACTACACCAGTAGACTTCTGCACTGGCAGCTATCAGCATTTAGGTACAAAAAATGGTGATTCTTTATGGTGCAAGCGCACATATTGAATCAACCAGCAACTTGTGAATTTACCACAGAACGTGAAAGTGAAGTTGTCTACTACAACTCCTTAGAATACACGCAAGTTGGTGAATTTTGACAATCCTTCCTAAATTGGTAATATGTTATCTAAGGTGTGAGGAGAGTAAAGCACCACTGGAGCTGAAGTTAATTAAGAGTCAACAACACCCCTACAAGTTTCTACCATCTTATTTAACAGCCATTGATGCTCCTCATTCAAGGGCCATATTTCagcaatagaaaagaaaaactaCAAATAATATGAAGCCAAAGGAACCCAATTAATAGTTATACAGAACACTGACGAGCAAGGACTAGATCAATGGtaacttttcataaaataaaagcaCCACTATAATGAATTTTGGTTTTATGAAAAATACCATTGTAATGAATTCTATGAACTGTTTCCCATATGAAAGCCTTGAACTCGTCAACAGCCTATTTCTAAAAAATTGCTCCTAGTGAAATGCCCCACATCCACACATGAGACTTCCCTAACCAAGCACCACTCATATTTAGACAATTTTTAGGAACCATTTTGAAACTAAGCTCATTTACCACAAAGATCAAATCTAAGAAATTACTCATCACTCGAAGCAAAAGTATTGATCCTGAACCACCATCTTCCACCCACTTCCTCTCATAGCAATTCTATCACAGTTTTATCACTTGATTGAAGCTGAACAACCATAAGTaaacagaaaaagaaaacaatcaATCAACTTTGTTTTAATcccaaactaaaaaaaataaaattgttttcAATCCCAAACTAACTTTTTGAAACACTTCCAATCCCAAACCAATTGGAATTGGCTACATGAACCATCTATACCATTCTGCTCTAGAATTGAAATAAAGgaaatttttcaaaagaaaatgaatGCAACTGAAAATAAAGATGATTCCTTTTTGTTAAACTGATCGCAAATGAGTCTTCATTTCTAGTTTTCGAGAAACAAGAACACAACTTTAAGCACTTTTCTAGCCAATAGTGACACTTTAAATTCAATCGTGTATTCTACTCACTTAGCGTAAACTTGTAAAAGAAATAACTTGCAGAAGAATTGTTCCTAGTGAAATGCCTTAGGTGCACACATGGAACTTTCTCAACTAATTGTCACTCAAAATTAGAATTTTCTATGAATCCTTTTGAAACTAAGCTCATATACCAAAACGACAAAATCTGATATTCAAATACTCATCACCTGAAGCAAAATAAGGGGATTTAAACAACCACCCCCCAATCCCTCTTCCTCGCCAGCAATTCTTTCACGGTTTTATCATATAACTGAAACTGAACACAACAAGTAAACAAAAAGCAAGCAAGCAACTTTGCTTCAATCACAAACCAGCTGGGATCAACTATACAAATCATCTGTACCATTCACAACCAGCTGGCCCTCATAATTAGACATTTTTCGGATCCTTTTAAAACTAAGCTCATTTACCAAAATGATCAAATCTAACAAATACTCATCACTCGAAGCAAAATTAAGGAACCTGAACCACCATTCCCATCCGCTCTTACTTACCAGCAACTCTTTCACGGTTTTATCATTTGATTGAAACTGAATACAACTATAAATAAACCAAAAGCAATCAAATATTTGCTTCAGCCACAAACTAATTGAGGTCAACTATACGAATCTTCTCTACCATTCTGCTCTAAAACGTAAGTCAAAACAGAATTAGCAAAAGAAAACTCAAACAAATCAAGAATCCATCAACATATTCATGATTACAGAGAAAAATTACAGAACCCCAAAAGCACAAGAGGATGTGGGGCATACCAGAGAGCTTTGAATGCATCTGTGGAAACTAAACACAACTATAACTACACAAAAAGCAATCAATCAAGCAATCAACTTTGCTTCAATCACAAACTAACTGGGGTCAACTATACGAATCTTCTCTACCATTTAGCTCTAACACGAAAGACAAAACCGAATTagcaaaaaatattaatcaaacaAATCAAGAATCCATCAACATATTCATAAATACAGATAAAAATTAC
The genomic region above belongs to Solanum dulcamara chromosome 5, daSolDulc1.2, whole genome shotgun sequence and contains:
- the LOC129888658 gene encoding uncharacterized protein LOC129888658, producing MGGARRIPRIKFPQRHSKPSGSTSQNSQHQKTPAAEEAPRTFFSRSPTSMSVAGKASDQPKRTPVTQEEIDSILLGGCL